A genomic window from Neoarius graeffei isolate fNeoGra1 chromosome 5, fNeoGra1.pri, whole genome shotgun sequence includes:
- the LOC132886300 gene encoding putative nuclease HARBI1 produces MPILRLWFNVESELKRDFRLSRRAMDSVQRLLQTEQDHGWGSQLEVIVYVYWLAHGLSYTVVSRVFNIPKSTVHRIVHKVANKICTNLHRAISFPKTGELHAVGQGFAQLSGSPAFSNVVGAIDGSHIRIKPPARHRIDYLNYKGFYSINMQAICDSSGKFLDIFVGYPGSVHDTRVMKNSRFYTARRYPPPGYILLGDVGYLCLDTPICLITPYKEPVTGPMQGRFNHYHAKGRSIIERAFGVMKSRWRCTLFKALEIKPIFAPQVIASCAFLHNICLENGDLLEPDDDVVQDLLDPQAPREPLAANETSGNASRDRLAAQL; encoded by the coding sequence ATGCCCATCCTGCGTCTGTGGTTCAATGTAGAGTCAGAGTTGAAACGGGACTTTCGCCTCAGCAGAAGGGCTATGGATAGTGTGCAGAGACTGCTACAAACAGAACAGGACCATGGCTGGGGTAGTCAGCTAGAAGTCATTGTCTATGTCTACTGGCTGGCTCATGGACTGTCTTATACCGTTGTTTCCAGAGTTTTCAATATACCCAAATCCACAGTTCACCGCATTGTCCACAAAGTAGCAAATAAGATCTGCACCAATCTGCACCGTGCCATCTCTTTCCCCAAGACTGGAGAGCTGCATGCAGTCGGCCAAGGATTTGCCCAACTTTCAGGGAGCCCTGCATTCAGCAATGTTGTGGGTGCAATAGACGGAAGCCACATACGGATTAAGCCACCAGCACGGCACAGAATAGACTATTTGAATTACAAAGGATTCTATTCAATTAACATGCAGGCAATATGTGATTCCAGTGGAAAGTTTTTGGACATCTTTGTTGGCTACCCGGGGTCAGTTCACGACACACGAGTCATGAAAAACAGCAGGTTTTATACAGCAAGACGGTACCCTCCACCAGGCTACATTCTCCTAGGAGATGTTGGCTATCtgtgtttggacacacctatctGCCTCATTACACCATACAAGGAGCCAGTTACTGGACCAATGCAGGGGCGCTTCAATCATTACCATGCCAAGGGCCGCAGCATAATCGAAAGGGCTTTTGGCGTAATGAAGAGCAGGTGGAGGTGTACTCTTTTCAAAGCCCTGGAGATTAAACCGATCTTTGCACCTCAGGTCATTGCATCCTGTGCCTTTCTGCACAATATCTGTCTGGAGAATGGGGACCTGCTGGAGCCAGATGACGATGTGGTACAGGACCTGCTAGATCCCCAAGCTCCCCGGGAGCCCCTAGCAGCTAATGAGACATCTGGAAATGCATCAAGGGACAGACTGGCTGCCCAGCTGTGA